From the Cupriavidus necator N-1 genome, one window contains:
- a CDS encoding alpha/beta hydrolase has translation MSELLPAIEFETAPNPASAVIWMHGLGADGSDFAPVVPELRLPASPGVRFIFPHAPAIPVTCNGGYVMPAWYDIYSLDEAGRRADEAGIRASCEAIRALIARENARGIPTHRIVLAGFSQGGAIAYTAGLSHAETLAGIVALSTYIPAPAALAAEANAANATTPVFAAHGTQDDVVPLQLGVAARDFVQARQHPVTWHTYPMGHSVCLEEIAAIGTWLAARFAQAATAQS, from the coding sequence ATGAGCGAACTGCTGCCCGCGATCGAATTCGAAACCGCGCCCAATCCCGCCAGCGCCGTCATCTGGATGCATGGGCTGGGCGCCGACGGCAGCGATTTCGCCCCGGTCGTGCCTGAGCTGCGCCTGCCCGCATCGCCCGGCGTGCGCTTTATCTTCCCGCACGCGCCGGCTATCCCCGTGACCTGCAACGGCGGTTATGTCATGCCGGCCTGGTATGACATTTATTCCCTCGATGAAGCCGGCCGACGCGCCGATGAAGCCGGCATCCGTGCCTCATGCGAAGCCATTCGCGCACTGATTGCGCGCGAAAACGCCCGTGGCATCCCCACGCACCGCATCGTGCTGGCAGGCTTCTCGCAAGGTGGCGCGATTGCCTACACGGCCGGACTGAGCCATGCCGAGACCCTGGCCGGCATCGTCGCGCTGTCCACCTACATCCCTGCGCCGGCAGCGCTGGCGGCCGAGGCCAACGCCGCCAACGCCACCACGCCCGTGTTTGCCGCCCATGGCACGCAGGATGACGTGGTGCCGCTGCAGCTGGGCGTCGCCGCCCGCGATTTCGTGCAGGCGCGGCAGCACCCGGTGACGTGGCACACCTATCCGATGGGCCATTCGGTCTGCCTGGAAGAGATCGCCGCCATCGGCACATGGCTGGCAGCGCGCTTTGCGCAGGCAGCCACCGCGCAGTCCTGA